Proteins encoded by one window of Nicotiana tabacum cultivar K326 chromosome 10, ASM71507v2, whole genome shotgun sequence:
- the LOC107826708 gene encoding uncharacterized protein LOC107826708: protein MGKSLKHQDPSISPENPKGCMWGILHNLNHNRWQQVRKHLPHKRQGCGKQIAVVEDVGDNATTTDSGDMQERVEGRLENSSVSLQDSMSELANSFCIFLLLFFSNFLLHYIVVKTIEPAQVSKSSMLSRIRSLITEETTKKKGRHRRSSSCPIQLERTNSIHHLDLADLQSSHEIPLSDKTLEKENYSVASLLDPPTKKTREPIESENMRKDLSSLQLHSTQASKSRFDFIKSVSFPSRGSRGRRSARSRNHKNKLECDYHAKGENESGFAEQLNSHSVTSTDLSSEDDDVGQHVVKRLESFNNVSPRSPHAEKKHHESKLILDRFKNLRRKIRHAIKESRKDRRIIMDAVLHKVPHGRGSSKKGNNIVEEKTTDRHVKYFPGSTCTHCSSPFSKSEMKYFRRTSSVNESLDRYNQLLDTCFYREEKQNFFDRSSFRASRSPSPARSRSPIGSLERILSMPDLRYYSSFKFDDSPEPGYSSYKLARAASSNNISVGSTKSNEQKSFNIPLGSENQTEEGYYSDSKSTIFLDVNETFDDFGGLKTDETSSSVENVNGVTSSLNSTLDKSIPLPDIIFQNATSPANLSASQGAEEDTVNTDKKGISASELNRIHLQIQVDKRYKPEFNYVKDVLELSGFSGNDQFLGKWHSTDHPVNPSVFEELEICADMSCDQLLLFDLVNEVLLQIYERSCSYWPKSLTCRSFIHTMPVGYHVLGEVWTDINSCLESEMKIDQPIDDAVSRDLAKDETWMNLQFDAVCVGLELEDLILDDLIEELIFI, encoded by the exons ATGGGAAAGAGCTTGAAACATCAAGATCCTAGTATTAGTCCAGAAAATCCTAAGGGATGCATGTGGGGAATACTTCACAATTTGAATCACAACCGATGGCAACAAGTCAGGAAACACCTTCCACATAAAAGGCAGGGCTGTGGAAAGCAGATTGCTg TGGTTGAAGATGTAGGGGATAATGCAACAACTACTGATTCTGGTGATATGCAAGAAAGAGTAGAAGGCAGATTGGAGAATTCCTCTGTAAGCTTACAAGATAGTATGAGTGAACTTGCTAACAGCTTTTGTATTTTTCTGCTGTTGTTCTTTTCTAACTTCTTGCTACATTAT ATTGTAGTGAAAACTATAGAACCAGCTCAAGTGTCCAAAAGTTCAATGTTATCTCGGATAAGATCTTTGATTACTGAAGAGACAACTAAGAAAAAGGGTAGGCATCGCAGAAGCTCATCGTGTCCTATACAGCTCGAACGAACTAATTCTATTCATCATCTAGATCTTGCTGATCTACAATCTTCTCATGAAATTCCCTTAAGTGACAAGACTTTGGAGAAGGAGAATTATTCTGTTGCCAGTCTATTAGACCCTCCGACAAAAAAGACACGCGAGCCTATTGAATCAGAAAACATGAGAAAGGACTTATCTTCACTGCAGCTACATAGCACTCAGGCTTCCAAATCAAGGTTTGACTTTATCAAGTCGGTTTCGTTTCCTTCACGTGGATCACGGGGAAGAAGATCTGCTAGGTCAAGGAATCATAAGAACAAGTTGGAATGTGACTATCATGCAAAAGGGGAAAATGAGTCCGGTTTTGCAGAACAATTGAATAGCCATTCAGTGACATCAACAGATTTGAGTAGCGAAGATGATGATGTTGGACAACATGTGGTGAAAAGACTTGAATCATTTAACAACGTCTCTCCACGTTCACCTCATGCAGAAAAGAAACATCACGAGAGTAAACTCATCCTCGATCGTTTTAAGAATCTACGGAGAAAAATAAGGCACGCAATTAAGGAGAGTAGAAAGGACAGGCGAATTATCATGGATGCTGTCCTTCATAAGGTTCCACACGGTCGTGGATCATCCAAAAAGGGAAACAATATAGTTGAGGAGAAAACTACAGATAGACATGTGAAATACTTCCCGGGAAGTACTTGTACTCATTGCAGTTCTCCGTTTAGCAAGAGTGAAATGAAATATTTTAGGAGAACATCATCTGTCAATGAATCATTGGACAGATATAATCAATTACTTGACACCTGCTTCTATAGGGAAGAAAAACAGAATTTTTTTGATAGGTCGAGTTTTAGAGCATCTCGATCACCTTCACCAGCTAGAAGTAGAAGCCCTATAGGCAGCCTAGAGAGAATTCTTTCTATGCCTGATCTCAGGTATTACTCTTCTTTCAAATTTGACGACTCTCCTGAACCCGGTTACTCATCATATAAACTAGCTAGAGCTGCATCGAGCAACAACATAAGTGTCGGAAGTACCAAGTCCAACGAACAGAAGTCCTTCAATATCCCTTTAGGTTCAGAAAACCAAACTGAAGAAGGTTACTATTCGGATTCCAAGAGTACAATTTTTCTTGATGTCAATGAGACGTTTGATGATTTTGGTGGCTTAAAGACAGACGAGACCTCTTCCTCGGTTGAAAATGTTAATGGAGTCACTTCATCTCTTAATTCAACATTAGATAAATCAATTCCTCTTCCGGATATTATTTTTCAGAATGCTACTAGCCCAGCTAATCTCTCAGCATCTCAAG GTGCAGAAGAGGATACAGTGAACACCGATAAAAAAGGAATTTCAGCTAGTGAACTAAACAGAATTCATTTGCAAATTCAGGTTGATAAGAGATATAAACCTGAATTCAATTATGTAAAAGATGTACTAGAACTATCTGGCTTCAGTGGAAATGATCAGTTTCTAGGAAAGTGGCATTCTACTGACCATCCAGTGAATCCGTCAGTATTTGAGGAATTGGAAATTTGTGCTGATATGTCATGTGATCAACTGCTTTTGTTTGATTTAGTCAATGAGGTCTTGTTACAAATCTACGAGAGATCATGTTCCTATTGGCCAAAGTCGTTAACATGTCGTTCTTTTATCCATACAATGCCTGTTGGTTACCATGTCCTTGGGGAGGTTTGGACTGATATAAACTCGTGTCTCGAATCTGAAATGAAGATTGATCAACCAATTGATGATGCTGTTAGTCGCGATCTAGCAAAAGATGAAACTTGGATGAACCTTCAGTTTGATGCTGTGTGTGTTGGACTGGAGCTCGAGGATCTCATATTAGATGATCTTATAGAAGAACTGATTTTCATTTGA